The following coding sequences are from one Bacteroidetes bacterium SB0662_bin_6 window:
- a CDS encoding sodium:proton antiporter, whose translation DPVRGLGGLVEQLVAVFQDAGNTRIIFFCLLVGGLIALMQASGGVHGFVEWAQRRGWGTSRRGAELLAWVVGMVVFVESNITSLTVGAISRPLFDKLKLPREKLAYYCDATSAPVCMSIPLNGWGAYLLGLLAAQGISEGAVSLLAQSLLFNFYSIGAIVFALVLALTGWGFGSMKRAEMRAAQTGALTRPGSKPLIADELAGIEPVPRAPRHVRDLMIPLGVMVAMIFVGLYVTGDGNIMEGSGSKAVLWAVGSAVIVAIILYVMPRGGRPILTIGDSMDQVLKGSSGLVGVSFLVVLAFALGRVAREMEMGAYVVGLLDAGGPVWWLPAAVFLIGAFISFALGSSWTGFALLLPIALPLAEGAGVPAPLMLGAVLSGGVFGDHASPLSDTSIISSMSAACDHVDHVNSQMPYALIVAGGVLLAYVVAGLSM comes from the coding sequence GATCCGGTGCGGGGCCTGGGCGGGCTGGTGGAGCAACTGGTGGCTGTTTTTCAGGATGCGGGCAATACGCGGATCATCTTTTTCTGCCTGCTCGTGGGCGGTCTGATCGCGCTGATGCAGGCGTCCGGCGGCGTGCATGGCTTTGTGGAATGGGCGCAGCGCCGGGGATGGGGAACGTCGCGGAGGGGGGCCGAACTCCTGGCCTGGGTCGTCGGGATGGTCGTGTTCGTGGAGTCGAACATCACGTCCCTGACGGTTGGTGCGATCAGCCGGCCTCTGTTCGATAAACTGAAATTGCCCCGGGAGAAACTCGCTTATTATTGCGACGCGACGAGTGCGCCTGTGTGCATGTCTATTCCCCTGAACGGCTGGGGGGCGTATTTGCTCGGTCTGTTGGCGGCTCAGGGAATTTCGGAGGGCGCCGTGTCCCTGCTGGCCCAATCGCTGCTGTTTAACTTTTACAGCATAGGAGCCATCGTTTTTGCCCTCGTACTGGCCCTGACAGGGTGGGGGTTCGGTTCCATGAAACGGGCGGAGATGCGGGCGGCGCAGACGGGAGCGCTGACCCGTCCCGGCTCAAAGCCGCTCATTGCCGACGAGCTGGCGGGCATAGAACCGGTCCCGCGCGCGCCCCGTCACGTCCGGGACCTGATGATCCCCCTTGGGGTCATGGTGGCGATGATTTTCGTCGGGCTGTACGTGACGGGCGACGGAAATATCATGGAGGGGAGCGGCTCGAAGGCGGTGCTGTGGGCGGTGGGATCCGCAGTGATCGTGGCCATAATCCTGTATGTCATGCCCCGGGGCGGCCGCCCGATTCTGACGATCGGGGATTCGATGGATCAGGTGTTGAAGGGGTCTTCCGGGCTGGTCGGGGTGTCTTTTCTGGTCGTGCTGGCCTTTGCACTGGGGCGCGTGGCCCGCGAAATGGAAATGGGTGCGTATGTAGTGGGCCTGCTGGACGCCGGTGGCCCGGTGTGGTGGTTGCCCGCCGCCGTGTTCCTGATCGGGGCCTTCATCTCGTTCGCGCTGGGCTCTTCCTGGACGGGATTCGCGCTGCTGCTGCCCATTGCGCTTCCACTGGCGGAGGGGGCCGGCGTGCCGGCTCCGCTTATGCTGGGGGCCGTGCTTTCCGGGGGTGTTTTCGGCGATCATGCCTCCCCGCTCTCCGACACGTCTATCATTTCGTCGATGTCGGCCGCATGCGACCACGTGGACCATGTGAACTCGCAGATGCCCTATGCGCTCATCGTAGCGGGAGGGGTACTGCTCGCATACGTCGTGGCGGGGTTGTCGATGTAA
- a CDS encoding glycosyltransferase family 1 protein, with protein MNTYQKLGALAENLWWSWNPEVLDLFERLDRTTFRNAGNNPIAVLQTLSPKTTFEEALANDIDTAHAAMTAYLEAPCPFPHAPRTSYFCMEFGIHESLPIYAGGLGILAGDHTKAASDLCIPFTAIGLFLKQGYFEQHFTEDGWQQERYPALDPENHPLELVCGEHGKPILVTVHFGNQPIRIQAWRARVGRTTLYLLDTHLEDNPEEFRNITARLYQGERRTRLQQEIVLGIGGLRLLRALGVKTDVYHMNEGHCAFLSLELLREQLDLGKSREEAVRAVRSQCVFTTHTPVLAGHDRFDPGMFLNEMSALREELGHSEHDLMAYGRVDPDNHGEWFTMTVLGLNMSRKANGVSQRNGHVAQRQWHPMFPDRRVQDVPIGAITNGIHVATWAAPIARAFLNEKLGNWKKHTDNLHFWRGIDDIPDEVLWKYRNELRRQLIRFAREHAEKHSLSISCELDPDALTLGFARRFATYKRAPLLFTDIERTIALFNNPERPIQIIYAGKSHPEDEEGKQFIRQILEAAQRPGLQGRVVFLENYNMQIGRMLTSGCDVWLNNPRSPMEASGTSGQKVAVHGGLNLSVLDGWWPEGYNGENGWAIGHGYADGSFDKNELDRRDAESLYRQLEQGVVPAFYERDERGIPIQWIGRMRAAMVELTPRFSAIRMVKEYAEKMYFATEESDGDSPYIDNPATTYASSTPPATMSA; from the coding sequence ATGAATACGTACCAAAAACTCGGAGCGCTCGCAGAAAATCTCTGGTGGAGTTGGAATCCCGAAGTCCTTGATCTCTTCGAACGCCTGGATCGAACGACGTTCCGGAACGCAGGAAACAATCCGATCGCCGTACTGCAAACGCTCTCTCCGAAGACAACGTTCGAGGAGGCCCTTGCAAACGACATAGACACGGCGCATGCCGCGATGACCGCGTACCTCGAAGCGCCCTGTCCTTTCCCGCATGCCCCCCGGACCAGCTACTTCTGTATGGAGTTCGGCATCCATGAAAGCCTGCCGATCTATGCGGGCGGGCTGGGCATACTGGCCGGCGATCATACGAAGGCGGCCTCGGACCTCTGTATCCCCTTCACGGCGATCGGCCTTTTTCTGAAGCAAGGCTACTTCGAGCAGCACTTCACCGAAGACGGCTGGCAGCAGGAGCGGTATCCCGCGCTCGATCCGGAAAACCACCCGCTTGAACTCGTTTGCGGGGAGCACGGGAAACCCATCCTCGTCACCGTCCACTTCGGCAACCAGCCCATACGGATACAGGCATGGCGGGCCCGGGTCGGCCGCACGACCCTGTACCTGCTCGACACCCACCTTGAGGACAATCCGGAGGAATTCCGGAATATCACCGCCCGGTTGTACCAGGGAGAACGCCGCACACGGCTCCAGCAGGAAATCGTCCTTGGCATCGGGGGGCTCCGGCTCCTGCGCGCGCTCGGGGTGAAAACCGACGTGTACCATATGAACGAGGGACATTGCGCCTTTCTGTCTCTCGAACTGCTCCGCGAACAACTGGACCTGGGTAAAAGTCGGGAAGAAGCCGTACGCGCCGTGCGCAGCCAATGCGTGTTCACGACGCATACGCCTGTTCTCGCCGGGCACGACCGGTTCGACCCCGGCATGTTTCTTAACGAAATGAGCGCCCTCCGGGAAGAACTGGGGCACAGCGAACATGACCTCATGGCCTATGGGCGGGTAGACCCGGACAATCACGGCGAATGGTTCACGATGACCGTGCTGGGGCTGAACATGTCGCGGAAAGCCAACGGCGTCTCGCAGCGCAACGGACATGTAGCGCAGCGGCAATGGCATCCCATGTTTCCGGATCGGCGCGTACAGGATGTGCCCATCGGCGCCATCACGAACGGAATTCATGTCGCCACCTGGGCGGCTCCGATCGCGCGCGCCTTTCTCAACGAAAAACTCGGAAACTGGAAAAAACACACCGACAACCTGCACTTCTGGCGAGGCATCGACGACATTCCGGATGAAGTCCTGTGGAAATACCGCAACGAGCTGCGCCGGCAACTGATTCGCTTCGCCAGGGAGCACGCGGAAAAACACTCCCTGTCCATCTCCTGCGAACTCGATCCCGATGCGCTGACGCTCGGCTTCGCCCGCCGTTTCGCCACGTACAAGCGCGCGCCGCTCCTGTTCACGGACATCGAACGCACCATCGCCCTGTTCAATAATCCGGAGCGCCCGATACAGATCATCTACGCCGGGAAATCACACCCGGAAGACGAAGAAGGCAAACAATTTATACGACAAATCCTGGAAGCGGCCCAACGGCCCGGATTGCAGGGGCGCGTCGTGTTTCTTGAAAATTACAACATGCAGATAGGCCGCATGCTGACCTCCGGCTGCGACGTATGGCTCAATAATCCAAGGAGCCCCATGGAGGCCAGCGGCACGAGCGGGCAGAAAGTGGCGGTACACGGCGGGTTGAATCTGTCCGTACTCGACGGGTGGTGGCCGGAAGGATACAACGGCGAAAACGGCTGGGCCATCGGTCACGGATACGCCGACGGCAGCTTCGACAAGAATGAACTGGACCGCCGCGACGCCGAAAGCCTCTATCGGCAACTCGAGCAGGGGGTGGTTCCGGCGTTCTACGAACGAGACGAGCGCGGCATTCCGATACAGTGGATCGGACGCATGCGCGCCGCCATGGTGGAACTGACGCCCCGGTTTTCCGCGATACGCATGGTGAAGGAATACGCCGAGAAGATGTACTTCGCAACGGAAGAATCGGATGGCGATTCCCCTTACATCGACAACCCCGCCACGACGTATGCGAGCAGTACCCCTCCCGCTACGATGAGCGCATAG
- the prmC gene encoding peptide chain release factor N(5)-glutamine methyltransferase, which produces MGPGEKNGGFVGILLEDSVQRLVAAGIDDPRRNAEWLLCEALAVSRAGLYAASGEWVEPEAVRRFREMLARRLRREPVQYILGYVEFMGLRMTVTPDVLIPRPETEEVVEAALARLGARKTPVILDAGTGSGCIALAIKTARPDAEVYACDVSGSALAVARRNAAAHDLAVTWIEADMLGEDLPDTIPAGLDLLISNPPYVPEEEIPTLPEEVRSWEPCAALIAPGDPLVFYRRLAQHGLRMLREDGWIVLETHADYGEPVRRILKEAGYAGVCLEKDMAGRDRIVIGRRGG; this is translated from the coding sequence ATGGGCCCGGGTGAAAAGAACGGGGGTTTTGTGGGGATTCTTTTGGAAGACTCCGTGCAACGGCTGGTTGCCGCAGGAATCGACGATCCGCGCCGGAATGCGGAATGGCTTCTGTGCGAGGCCCTGGCGGTGTCTCGCGCCGGGTTATACGCGGCATCCGGGGAATGGGTCGAACCGGAGGCGGTGAGGCGTTTCCGCGAAATGCTGGCGCGCCGGCTGCGGCGCGAACCCGTCCAGTATATTCTTGGATATGTGGAATTCATGGGGCTCCGGATGACCGTTACGCCGGATGTGCTCATCCCGCGGCCTGAAACCGAAGAAGTGGTGGAGGCGGCGCTTGCGCGCCTCGGTGCCCGGAAGACGCCTGTTATACTCGATGCCGGGACGGGGAGCGGTTGCATTGCGCTGGCCATAAAAACAGCCCGTCCCGACGCCGAGGTCTATGCGTGCGACGTTTCGGGGTCGGCGCTTGCGGTGGCCCGCCGTAATGCGGCTGCGCACGATCTGGCTGTTACGTGGATCGAGGCCGATATGCTGGGAGAGGATTTGCCGGATACGATTCCTGCCGGACTTGATTTGCTGATTTCCAATCCGCCGTACGTGCCGGAGGAAGAAATCCCGACCTTGCCGGAAGAGGTGCGCAGTTGGGAACCGTGCGCGGCGCTGATTGCGCCCGGGGACCCGCTCGTTTTTTACCGGAGACTGGCGCAACATGGCCTGCGCATGCTCCGGGAGGACGGCTGGATCGTGCTGGAGACGCATGCGGACTACGGCGAGCCCGTGCGCCGGATCCTGAAAGAAGCCGGATACGCGGGGGTTTGCCTCGAGAAGGATATGGCCGGACGGGACCGGATCGTGATAGGGCGACGGGGCGGATAA
- a CDS encoding glycosyltransferase family 4 protein produces the protein MRSADGQEPSCTEVVALQGWRASLCGCSSDPALLVLSLPRSPVCAKDRFDVAFALYGDLRNNSRALRQLRVLGDAGLRIRVIAAGSGRSGAPEIPDASLCAIPVPDFSGPRFFRALHCRVREALLETPARVYHASGLYVLPAACSAARRHGGRIAYDARELYTHVSATAGRPWVRAFWHLVERRGIRRADAVLTVGNAIADRLAATYGVVRPAVLHNIPDRKFPALPPSPLVPGLDPDTVVILHQGHMMKDRGCEQLVDAMRDIEGAVLVFLGGGPLRPALQKQAADAGVADRIRFVDSVPADRLPAYTASADLGVTLLQDTCLNHRFALPNKLFQYFMAGLPVIASDLPEIRRVVAPHDTGILVESGNRTALVAALRQAVAQKPLREQWRRNIPRVFETFNPDSVSERLMHIYGELLREAP, from the coding sequence ATGCGTAGCGCTGACGGCCAGGAACCGTCCTGTACGGAGGTCGTTGCGTTGCAGGGCTGGCGCGCTTCATTATGCGGTTGCTCTTCCGATCCGGCTCTCCTTGTTTTATCTCTTCCCCGTTCTCCTGTGTGTGCTAAAGACCGGTTCGATGTAGCATTCGCCCTGTATGGCGATCTGCGCAATAATTCGAGGGCGCTCCGGCAACTCAGGGTTCTTGGCGATGCGGGCCTGCGCATCCGGGTTATTGCCGCGGGATCGGGAAGATCCGGCGCTCCGGAAATACCCGACGCAAGCCTGTGCGCCATCCCCGTCCCGGATTTCTCCGGTCCTCGTTTTTTTCGGGCATTGCACTGCCGCGTACGCGAGGCGCTTCTCGAAACCCCGGCGCGGGTATATCATGCATCGGGCCTGTACGTGCTGCCGGCTGCCTGTTCGGCGGCCCGCAGGCACGGGGGGCGTATCGCGTACGACGCTCGGGAATTGTACACCCACGTTTCCGCTACGGCCGGAAGGCCCTGGGTGCGTGCGTTCTGGCATCTGGTCGAACGCCGGGGCATCCGCCGGGCCGATGCGGTCCTGACCGTGGGGAACGCCATTGCAGACAGGCTCGCCGCAACCTACGGGGTGGTTCGCCCTGCGGTGCTCCATAACATTCCCGATCGAAAATTCCCTGCCCTGCCGCCGTCTCCGCTTGTTCCGGGCCTCGATCCGGATACCGTGGTGATTTTGCATCAGGGCCACATGATGAAGGATCGGGGCTGCGAGCAACTCGTGGACGCCATGCGGGACATCGAAGGAGCTGTGCTCGTGTTTCTTGGTGGAGGACCGCTTCGTCCTGCGTTGCAAAAGCAGGCAGCCGACGCCGGTGTCGCCGATCGTATACGTTTCGTGGATTCCGTTCCTGCGGACCGGCTGCCGGCGTACACCGCTTCCGCCGATCTCGGCGTCACGCTGCTTCAGGATACCTGCCTGAACCATCGCTTTGCCCTGCCGAACAAATTATTCCAGTACTTTATGGCCGGGCTTCCGGTCATAGCCTCGGACCTGCCCGAGATCCGGCGGGTGGTTGCGCCGCACGATACCGGTATCCTGGTAGAATCCGGCAATCGAACTGCGCTGGTGGCTGCTCTGCGCCAAGCCGTCGCACAGAAACCGCTTCGGGAGCAGTGGCGTCGAAACATTCCCCGGGTTTTCGAAACTTTTAACCCGGATTCGGTATCAGAACGACTTATGCATATCTACGGGGAATTGCTCCGAGAAGCGCCATGA
- a CDS encoding thioredoxin fold domain-containing protein has product MNRPGPVISFGLASLLAFSICVLAPADARAQDASVPAEGLDWKAFEEAVTQAEAQDKKLIVDVYAAWCPWCRRLQREVYTDESVQAYVRDHFVLTRLDAENTEDSLSFRDYTLTPSEMAAGLGASGFPTTVFLDEEGRYITRLPGFMAAPEFLEVLTYIGSEAFVDFTFEEYQEEEE; this is encoded by the coding sequence ATGAATCGTCCCGGACCGGTTATTTCGTTTGGTCTCGCGAGCCTGCTTGCGTTTTCGATCTGCGTGCTTGCGCCGGCGGACGCACGCGCGCAAGACGCCAGCGTACCTGCCGAAGGGCTTGACTGGAAAGCATTCGAAGAAGCCGTAACCCAGGCGGAGGCGCAGGACAAGAAATTGATTGTGGACGTCTATGCGGCGTGGTGCCCCTGGTGTCGGCGATTGCAACGCGAGGTCTACACGGATGAATCGGTGCAGGCGTATGTCCGCGACCATTTCGTACTGACCCGTCTCGATGCGGAGAACACGGAGGACAGTCTCAGTTTCCGCGATTACACGCTGACCCCCTCGGAAATGGCGGCCGGCCTCGGTGCTTCGGGATTTCCGACGACCGTGTTTCTGGATGAGGAAGGCAGATATATCACCCGTTTGCCCGGCTTCATGGCGGCTCCGGAGTTTCTGGAGGTGCTGACCTACATCGGAAGCGAAGCGTTCGTGGATTTTACGTTCGAAGAGTACCAGGAGGAAGAGGAATAG
- a CDS encoding 1-acyl-sn-glycerol-3-phosphate acyltransferase, with translation MYRLLNVLRIFRLMLSRASQANRKAAGLERREELQCRAEQIHEGCAQLCELAGIRVRAKGNIPDRSGMLVVANHFTVLDPLILASVAPMVPVARADLQGWPIIGNVSMAHGMIPVDRDRRTAAASFVKRVGERLAAGLNVLVFPEGNTSEELAIRPFKTGAFEAVAGQAGGMVVPAYLSLDSVEDEPATDDVRRRIVWLEHTSFWAHIWGLAALRGLEYTVHIGEPISTEGRNRKKLAQLARNAVEQIRMSLHPVRT, from the coding sequence ATGTACCGTCTTCTGAACGTCCTGAGGATATTCCGCCTGATGCTTTCGCGCGCGTCGCAGGCGAACCGCAAGGCTGCGGGCCTGGAGCGCAGGGAAGAGTTGCAGTGCCGGGCTGAACAGATTCACGAGGGGTGCGCGCAGCTTTGCGAACTGGCGGGCATCCGCGTGCGGGCGAAAGGGAATATCCCGGATCGGTCGGGCATGCTCGTGGTGGCGAATCACTTTACGGTGCTCGATCCGCTCATACTCGCTTCCGTGGCGCCGATGGTGCCGGTTGCACGGGCCGATCTGCAGGGCTGGCCGATCATCGGCAACGTGTCTATGGCGCACGGCATGATCCCTGTGGACAGGGACCGCCGGACCGCTGCGGCTTCTTTTGTCAAACGGGTTGGCGAGCGGCTGGCGGCGGGACTGAACGTCCTGGTTTTTCCGGAGGGAAACACCAGCGAGGAGCTCGCTATCCGTCCTTTCAAGACCGGCGCATTCGAGGCCGTGGCCGGACAGGCCGGCGGCATGGTGGTGCCCGCGTACCTGTCTCTTGACAGCGTGGAGGACGAGCCGGCAACCGACGATGTGCGCCGCCGCATCGTATGGCTGGAGCATACGTCCTTCTGGGCGCACATATGGGGATTGGCTGCGCTTCGGGGCCTGGAATACACGGTGCACATCGGTGAACCGATATCCACCGAAGGACGGAATCGCAAGAAATTGGCACAACTTGCCCGCAATGCGGTTGAACAAATTCGGATGTCTCTGCATCCGGTCCGTACCTGA
- a CDS encoding PDZ domain-containing protein — protein MTDKQLNTRLRKSIHVLIGIGLVLVGLAAGILWVLVTGGNERALPGETRVVEPVQLGRPYTPSDIPVTDSLERLPDIAALNRVFRQVADRVTPSVVYIEVEAPFEGDQYHDFDDEPRRFFRRDPSQAAVGSGVLISPQGYVVTNHHVVERAERVRVTLSDKRAFDARIVGADPSTDLAVLRIEGAEDLPAILFGDSDGLHAGEWVLAVGNPFRLTSTVTAGIVSATGRQVNIIEDDFGIEDFIQTDAAINPGNSGGAVVNLNGELVGISTAIATETGSYEGYGFAVPVNLMARVAGDIIEYGEVQRGYLGVRIQTVDAALARQLGMDRIRGVYIAGIANNGSAAIAGMRDEDVILSVDDRTVNASNELQSMIARRRPGDRLMVQVWRDGEVRELPVELQPRDAPAYTAWFSQFERQPRVPEESPVPETPPAPRERESIYALGDWGIGLRALTEEEAGDFGIEEGVYIAWVEHGSPAGEAGLPRDAAIVQIEEMDTGSPGQALRALSRAARSGEWVLVKVRRRDGSAAFYEMEVPR, from the coding sequence ATGACCGACAAACAGCTCAATACGCGGTTGCGCAAGAGCATCCATGTCCTGATCGGGATCGGACTGGTGCTGGTCGGGCTTGCGGCGGGCATTTTATGGGTGCTGGTCACGGGGGGCAATGAGCGCGCTCTTCCCGGGGAAACGCGCGTGGTGGAGCCCGTCCAGTTGGGTCGCCCGTATACGCCGTCGGATATTCCGGTTACGGATTCGCTGGAACGACTGCCTGACATCGCCGCCCTGAACCGGGTATTTCGCCAGGTAGCCGACCGGGTCACGCCCTCGGTGGTGTACATAGAGGTGGAGGCGCCTTTCGAAGGAGATCAGTATCACGATTTCGACGATGAACCGCGGCGTTTTTTCCGGAGAGATCCGTCGCAGGCAGCCGTCGGGAGCGGCGTGTTGATCAGCCCGCAGGGGTATGTGGTGACGAATCATCATGTGGTGGAGCGTGCGGAGCGTGTCCGGGTGACGCTTTCCGACAAGCGCGCGTTCGATGCCCGGATCGTAGGCGCCGACCCTTCCACGGATCTTGCCGTGCTCCGGATAGAGGGGGCTGAGGATCTCCCCGCGATCCTGTTCGGCGATTCCGACGGGTTGCATGCGGGCGAGTGGGTGCTTGCCGTGGGCAATCCGTTCCGTCTTACTTCGACCGTTACGGCGGGGATCGTCAGCGCTACGGGCCGCCAGGTGAACATCATCGAGGACGATTTCGGGATCGAGGATTTCATTCAGACCGATGCCGCCATCAACCCCGGAAATTCGGGCGGGGCCGTCGTCAATCTGAACGGCGAGCTGGTGGGTATCTCCACGGCCATCGCCACCGAAACCGGCTCGTACGAAGGCTACGGATTTGCGGTCCCCGTCAACCTGATGGCGCGGGTGGCCGGCGACATTATCGAGTACGGAGAAGTGCAGCGGGGGTATCTGGGCGTGCGTATTCAGACCGTGGATGCGGCGCTTGCGCGGCAGCTCGGTATGGATCGGATTCGCGGCGTATATATAGCCGGCATTGCGAATAACGGCTCGGCGGCTATTGCCGGCATGCGCGACGAGGACGTCATCCTGTCGGTGGACGACCGTACCGTGAATGCCTCCAACGAGTTGCAGAGTATGATTGCCCGCAGGCGTCCGGGAGACAGGTTGATGGTGCAAGTGTGGCGGGACGGGGAGGTTCGCGAACTCCCGGTGGAATTACAGCCGCGTGACGCCCCGGCGTATACGGCATGGTTCAGCCAGTTCGAAAGACAGCCGCGCGTACCTGAAGAGTCTCCCGTTCCCGAAACGCCCCCGGCTCCGCGGGAACGCGAGAGTATTTATGCGTTGGGGGATTGGGGTATTGGTCTCCGGGCTCTTACCGAGGAGGAGGCCGGTGATTTCGGCATAGAGGAAGGGGTGTACATTGCCTGGGTGGAACACGGCAGTCCGGCGGGCGAAGCAGGATTGCCGAGAGATGCGGCGATCGTGCAGATCGAAGAGATGGATACAGGCTCTCCCGGCCAGGCGTTGCGCGCATTGAGCCGGGCGGCCCGTTCGGGAGAATGGGTGCTCGTCAAGGTGCGCCGGCGCGACGGCAGCGCTGCGTTTTACGAAATGGAAGTTCCCCGGTGA
- a CDS encoding ATP-binding protein, translating into MDPILNPYAPGAGTPPPELVGRDEIRESARIALGRIRAGRSSQSVLLIGLRGVGKTVLLDRIRRDAEENDVYALRIEVPEDRSFPSVLVPQLRNVLLKLSRKEKAKVLAQRALRGLAGFANALQMTYQDIEFGLKFETEPGLADNGDLEADLQDLLEAIGDAAKADEGCVAFFVDELQYVKETEFAALITALHRASQRQLPVTMFGAGLPHLRGRAGKAKSYAERLFTFSEIGSLSPEDARRAIAKPAKDAGVTIETTALDAIVSGTQCYPYFLQEWGKYVWDVAERSPITVSDVEIASEQAIAHLDGSFFRMRFERLTPVEKKYLRAMAELGEGPHRSGDVAGVLGRDVTSVAPVRSQLINKGMIWSPGHGDTAFTVPLFHEFMMRIMPEV; encoded by the coding sequence ATGGATCCGATTCTCAACCCATACGCTCCTGGAGCAGGTACGCCACCTCCCGAACTTGTCGGTCGCGATGAGATAAGGGAATCCGCGCGTATCGCTTTGGGGCGGATCAGAGCAGGACGTTCGAGTCAGAGTGTACTGCTGATTGGTTTGCGGGGCGTGGGAAAAACCGTGTTGCTGGATAGAATTCGGAGGGATGCCGAGGAGAACGATGTCTACGCATTGCGGATTGAAGTTCCCGAGGATCGTTCTTTTCCTTCTGTGTTGGTGCCGCAGTTACGAAATGTCTTGCTTAAACTCTCGCGCAAGGAAAAGGCAAAGGTATTGGCCCAGCGTGCACTCAGGGGACTTGCAGGGTTTGCGAATGCTCTGCAAATGACATATCAGGACATCGAGTTCGGTTTGAAATTCGAGACTGAACCCGGCTTGGCGGACAATGGGGACCTGGAGGCCGATCTACAGGATCTACTTGAAGCTATTGGGGATGCCGCCAAGGCAGACGAAGGTTGCGTTGCATTCTTCGTCGACGAGTTACAATATGTGAAGGAGACAGAATTCGCGGCTTTGATTACGGCATTGCACCGTGCATCCCAGCGGCAACTTCCAGTGACTATGTTTGGCGCCGGATTGCCGCATCTGCGGGGCCGCGCCGGAAAAGCGAAATCGTACGCTGAGAGACTTTTTACATTTTCCGAAATAGGGTCTCTGTCCCCCGAAGATGCGCGGCGCGCGATCGCCAAACCTGCGAAAGACGCTGGCGTGACCATAGAAACTACAGCTCTTGACGCCATCGTTTCCGGTACGCAATGCTATCCCTATTTTTTGCAGGAGTGGGGTAAATATGTATGGGATGTTGCCGAGCGTTCGCCCATAACGGTTTCTGATGTAGAAATTGCTTCGGAGCAGGCTATTGCCCACCTTGATGGGAGTTTCTTCCGGATGAGGTTTGAGCGGCTTACGCCTGTAGAGAAGAAGTACTTGCGGGCTATGGCGGAACTTGGCGAAGGGCCTCATCGCTCCGGGGATGTTGCCGGTGTGCTTGGGCGCGATGTGACCTCTGTGGCCCCTGTCCGTAGTCAGTTGATCAACAAGGGCATGATATGGAGTCCCGGTCATGGCGATACGGCCTTCACCGTTCCGCTTTTTCACGAGTTTATGATGCGTATCATGCCCGAAGTCTGA